The Gemmatimonas phototrophica region AGCAGTACCCAGGCGACGGCCACCTTGCGCGACACGTCCAACGCCACACTGACCGGTCGTGTGGTGGCGTGGAGCAGCAGCAACAGCAGTGTGGCTACGGTCAGTGGCGGCGGCGTCGTGTCGGCGGTGGCTCCCGGAACGGCCAGTATCACGGCGACCAGTGAGGGAAAGAGCAATGCGGCCACGGTGACCGTCACGCTGGTGCCGGTGGACTCGGTGGAGGCGCGCCTGGCTGACTCCACCGTCACCGTAGGTAGCACGGTGCAAGGCACGGCCGTGCTCCGGGCGCTGGGCGGAGCCGTGCTCTCGGGTCGCCCCGTCACATGGGTGAGCAGCAACACGGCGGTCGCCACGGTGAACAGCAGCGGGTTGGTGTCTGCAGTGAGCCCCGGCTCCACCACCATTACGGCCACCAGTGAGGGGAAGAGTGATGCGGTGACATTGCTGGTGGCCGCCGTCCCGGTGGCGTCGGTCACGGTGACGCTCAATCCCGGCAGCATTCAGGTGGGGGCGACCTCCACCGGCAGCGCGGTGACACGCGACGCCAGCAACAACGTGCTGACAGGGCGCACGGTCACGTGGGCGAGCAGCAACACCGGCGTCGCCACGGTGAACAGCAGCGGTGTCGTGACCGGCGTCAGCGCCGGCACGGCGACCATTACGGCAACGAGTGAAGGGATCAACGGTACCGCGGATATCACCGTGACCGCGGTCCCCGTCGCCAGCGTGAATGTCACGCTCAATCCCACCAGCATCCAGGTGGGGGCGACCTCCTCCGGCAGCGCAGTCACACGCGACGCCAGCAACAACGTGCTCACGGGGCGCACCGTCACCTGGGCCAGCAGCAACACCGGCGTCGCCACGGTGAACAGCAGTGGTGAAGTGACGGGCGTGAAGCGCCGGCACGGCCACCATTACCGCGACGAGTGAAACGATCGACGGCACTGCCGACATAACCGTGACCGCCATTCCGGTGGACTCGGTCGAGGCCACGCTCGCCGACTCCACGATCGCGGTTGGACAAACCGTACAAGCGGCGGCCATCACGCGCGCCGCCGGCGGCGCCGTGCTCACCGGCCGCACCATCACCTGGGTCAGCAGCAACACCAGCGTGGCCACGGTCAACAGCAGCGGTCTCGTCACCGCACTCGACGTCGGCACAGTGACCATCACTGCGACGAGCGAAGGAAAGAGCGATGAGGTCACGCTGGCGGTTGCTGCAGCCGTTGGCGCCTCTGTGGCGGTCACACTGAATCCCCCCACGATTCAAGTGGGCGAGACTTCCATGGGCACCGCAATCACCCGTGACGCAGGCAACAGTATGCCCAGCGGGCGCGCGGTGAAGTGGCGCAGCGACGATACGGCCGTGGCTACCGTGTCCAATAGCGGCACCGTAACAGGCGTAGGTAGTGGCAGCGCTACCATCACCGCAAGCAGCCAGGGCGTGGATGGCCGTGCCGATATCACGGTCACGGCCACGTCAGTCGAAGTACTCGAGGTTGCGTACTCCGAACTCCGGATTCCAGTGGGGCCGTCCGGGGTGAGTCGCGCGGTCACTCAACGCGAAGACGCAGCGAGTCGAGAGGGTCGCCTTGATGCTCTGACTCCCATGTCGGTAGCGGTCCCACCCGGTGCGGTGAATCATCCATGACCATGCACCGCGCCATACGCCGTCACTACGGGGCCCTGTTCCGGGCCATTGCGACGGTGGCACTCCTCGTCGTGAGCCTGGCCCAATGCGGTGATAACACCGCAGTCACCGTGGACGTGGCCACGCTCGAGGTGACACCGGCAACCGCCATCGTACAAGGAGGAGGCACTCTCACCCTGGGAGTGCGTGCGCGTGACGCCAGCGGCTCTCCCATTGCCGCCCCGGTGCTCCGCTGGTCCACCAGCGACAACACCATCGCAACGGTGTCTGCGGCGGGTGTGATTACGGCGGCTGCGCCGGGTACGGCCCGCATTGCCGTTTCGAGCATGGGAAAGAGTGCCATCGCCACGATCATTGTGGCACCGCGTCCGGTGGCGTCACTGCTGATCACGCCGTCCCAGACGTCGGTACTGGTCTCCCGCACAACACAACTGTCGGCTCAAACGCTCGATGCCACCGGCACACTGCTGACTGGGCGGACGATCACCTGGTCCAGCAGTGATGTCACCGTGGCACGCGTGGATGGCGCTGGCATCGTGACGGGTGTGGCGCCGGGCGCCGCCACCATTATTGCCACGAGCGAAGGGCGCTCGGCACAGTCGGCCGTCACGGTGACGTTGCCGCCGGTCCAGTCAATCACGATCTCGCCGACGCGCGACACACTCGCCGTAACGGGCGGACGGCAATTCACCGCTGTCGTACGCAGTGCCGAGGGCACGGTACTCACCGGGCGGACCATTGCCTGGAGTTCCACCAACGTGGCGGTTGCGATTGTCTCCGCCACCGGAGCCGTTACGGCACTGACGCCAGGGACCGCAACCATCACCGCTACCAGCGAAGGGCGCAGCGCTTCGGCCACGCTGGTCGTGTTGGCGCGCCTGGCCAGTGCTGTCATCGTGACGCCCGGAGTTGCGTCGTTGATTGCCGGCACGACCCTCGCGCTGGCAACGCAAATCACCGACGATGCGGGCAATGTGCTGTCGGGACGACCGGTCACCTTCAGTAGTGAAGCGCCGGCCGTGGCCAGCGTTTCCACCGCTGGCGTGGTGACAGCGCTGACGCCGGGCACGACACGAATCGTGGTTTCAAGTGAAGGCAAGACAGGATTCTCCACGATTCAAGTGGTGCCGGTCCCAGTAGCCACACTGGAGCTGACTCCCACTACGGCGGCGCTCCTGATTGGCGAAACAGTGCCACTGGCCGCGACGACGCGTAGTCTGACGGGTGCCGTTCTCACGGGGCGCATCATTGAG contains the following coding sequences:
- a CDS encoding Ig-like domain-containing protein; this encodes MTMHRAIRRHYGALFRAIATVALLVVSLAQCGDNTAVTVDVATLEVTPATAIVQGGGTLTLGVRARDASGSPIAAPVLRWSTSDNTIATVSAAGVITAAAPGTARIAVSSMGKSAIATIIVAPRPVASLLITPSQTSVLVSRTTQLSAQTLDATGTLLTGRTITWSSSDVTVARVDGAGIVTGVAPGAATIIATSEGRSAQSAVTVTLPPVQSITISPTRDTLAVTGGRQFTAVVRSAEGTVLTGRTIAWSSTNVAVAIVSATGAVTALTPGTATITATSEGRSASATLVVLARLASAVIVTPGVASLIAGTTLALATQITDDAGNVLSGRPVTFSSEAPAVASVSTAGVVTALTPGTTRIVVSSEGKTGFSTIQVVPVPVATLELTPTTAALLIGETVPLAATTRSLTGAVLTGRIIEWRTGAPNVATVSSSGAVTAIAPGTAIILATVEGVSATASISVRQPPVTSVVITPPTGDITVGQQLQLTATPRGTGGTILTNRVITWSSSNEQVAFVSSTGLAVGVRAGTAILTATSEGVSASITITVR
- a CDS encoding Ig-like domain-containing protein → MTAIPVDSVEATLADSTIAVGQTVQAAAITRAAGGAVLTGRTITWVSSNTSVATVNSSGLVTALDVGTVTITATSEGKSDEVTLAVAAAVGASVAVTLNPPTIQVGETSMGTAITRDAGNSMPSGRAVKWRSDDTAVATVSNSGTVTGVGSGSATITASSQGVDGRADITVTATSVEVLEVAYSELRIPVGPSGVSRAVTQREDAASREGRLDALTPMSVAVPPGAVNHP